One genomic region from Vanacampus margaritifer isolate UIUO_Vmar chromosome 2, RoL_Vmar_1.0, whole genome shotgun sequence encodes:
- the vps4b gene encoding vacuolar protein sorting-associated protein 4B isoform X2, translated as MATNNNLQKAIDLASKAAQEDKAQNYDEALRMYQAAVQYFLHVVKYEAQGDKAKQSIRAKCAEYLDRAEKLKEYLKKKEKAAPSKPVKESDDKGNDSDDGDDPEKKKMQNQLSGAIVMEKPNIKWDDVAGLEGAKEALKEAVILPIKFPHLFTGKRTPWRGILLFGPPGTGKSYLAKAVATEANNSTFLSVSSSDLVSKWLGESEKLVKNLFALAREHKPSIIFIDEIDSLCGSRSENESEAARRIKTEFLVQMQGVGNDNEGVLVLGATNIPWTLDSAIRRRFEKRIYIPLPEEHARAFMFKLNLGTTPNSLTDSDFVTLGKKTDGFSGADISVIVRDALMQPVRKVQAATHFKRVNGPSRSDPLIIEHDLLTPCSPGDPNAVEMTWIDVPGEKLLEPIVCMTDMLRSLANTKPTVNEQDLGKLKKFTEDFGQEG; from the exons ATGGCTACCAACAATAATTTACAG AAAGCCATCGATCTCGCCAGCAAGGCGGCTCAAGAGGATAAAGCTCAGAATTATGATGAGGCTCTGCGAATGTATCAGGCTGCTGTACAGTACTTCCTCCATGTGGTCAAAT ATGAAGCTCAAGGTGACAAAGCTAAACAGAGCATCCGCGCAAAATGTGCCGAATATTTGGACCGGGCAGAGAAGTTGAAGGAGTATCTGAAAAAGAAGGAGAAAGCTGCGCCTTCTAAACCTGTCAAAGAGTCTGATGACAAAGG GAATGACAGCGATGACGGTGATGAtccagagaaaaagaaaatgcagaaTCAACTCtcag gtgCAATTGTAATGGAGAAGCCAAACATCAAGTGGGATGATGTTGCTGGTTTAGAGGGTGCCAAGGAGGCCCTGAAAGAAGCTGTGATTCTCCCAATCAAATTCCCTCATCTGTTTACAG GAAAGAGAACACCATGGAGGGGGATCCTGCTCTTTGGACCTCCAGGTACAGGAAAGTCTTACCTTGCTAAAGCTGTCGCCACAGAGGCAAACAACTCGACCTTCCTGTCGGTCTCCTCTTCTGATCTTGTATCCAAATGGTTGGGAGAAAGTGAAAA GTTAGTTAAGAATCTGTTTGCCCTTGCGCGGGAACACAAGCCCTCCATTATCTTCATTGATGAGATCGACTCCCTCTGCGGCTCCAGAAGCGAGAACGAGAGCGAGGCGGCGCGACGTATCAAGACGGAGTTCCTGGTGCAGATGCAAG GCGTTGGAAATGACAATGAAGGAGTGCTGGTACTCGGGGCGACAAACATTCCGTGGACCCTAGACTCTGCCATCAGAAGAAG ATTTGAGAAGAGGATCTACATTCCCCTGCCAGAAGAGCACGCTCGCGCCTTCATGTTCAAGCTTAACCTGGGCACCACCCCCAACAGTCTCACAGATTCAGATTTTGTCACCTTGGGCAAGAAAACAGACGGCTTCTCTGGCGCGGATATCAGTGTCATTGTGAGAGACGCGCTCATGCAACCCGTTAGAAAGGTCCAAGCGGCAACACACTTTAAAAGG GTGAATGGACCATCGAGATCGGATCCCCTAATAATTGAACACGACCTCTTGACGCCTTGCTCGCCAGGCGATCCCAACGCAGTCGAGATGACATGGATTGACGTCCCCGGAGAGAAGCTTCTGGAACCTATCGTTTGCATG ACTGACATGCTGAGGTCCCTGGCCAACACAAAGCCCACCGTCAATGAGCAGGATCtgggaaaactgaaaaaattcACAGAGGACTTTGGACAGGAAGGctag
- the kdsr gene encoding 3-dehydrosphinganine reductase isoform X2 — MSPEEDLSSTITGWLFVHSWWLLLPFIMLLVVAAFIVAFVLLLYMISPLISPKPLKLNGAHVVVTGGSSGIGKCIAMECYRQGAFITLVARDEAKLIQAKKEVEKFAINDKQVVLCISVDVSSDYSQVESVIKQAQEKLGPVDMLVNCAGTSFSGKFEEVEVDRFKRLMEVNYLGSVYPTRAVITTMKERRMGRIMFVSSQAGQIGLFGYTAYSPSKFALRGLAESLQMEIKPYNIYVTLAFPPDTDTPGLVEENKTKPLETRLISETSGVCLPDQVAKIVVRDAVQGNFNSSVGPDGYMLSALTCGMSPVTSITEGLQQCQ, encoded by the exons ATGTCCCCAGAAGAAGACTTGAGCTCAACGATTACGGGTTGGCTTTTTGTTCATTCCTGGTGGCTGCTTCTGCCGTTCATCATGCTGCTGGTCGTGGCCGCCTTCATTGTCGCCTTCGTGCTGCTTTTGTACATGATATCGCCGCTTATTAGCCCCAAACCCCTCAAACTGAACGGGGCCCATGTTGTG GTGACTGGAGGCTCCAGTGGTATTGGGAAATGCATAGCGATGGAGTGCTACAGACAAGGAGCTTTTATCACGCTGGTGGCACGTGATGAG GCAAAGTTGATTCAAGCCAAGAAGGAGGTCGAGAAATTTGCCATCAATGACAAACAG GTTGTACTTTGCATATCAGTGGATGTTTCCAGTGATTACAGTCAGGTGGAAAGTGTTATAAAACAG GCTCAAGAAAAGTTGGGGCCTGTCGATATGCTAGTAAACTGCGCCGGAACATCTTTTTCTGGAAAGTTTGAAGAAGTGGAAGTAGACCGTTTTAAG AGGCTGATGGAGGTGAACTACCTTGGCAGTGTTTATCCAACACGTGCCGTCATAACCACCATGAAGGAGAGAAGAATGGGCCGCATCATGTTCGTATCCTCCCAGGCGGGCCAGATCGGCCTGTTTGGCTACACGGCTTATTCCCCGTCAAAATTTGCACTGCGCGGTTTGGCCGAGTCGCTGCAGATGGAG ATAAAGCCATACAACATCTATGTGACGCTGGCCTTCCCACCAGACACAGACACGCCAGGACTGGTTGAGGAAAACAAGACCAAG CCTCTGGAAACCAGATTAATTTCTGAAACCTCCGGAGTTTGTCTACCAGACCAAGTGGCCAAGATTGTTGTCCGAGATGCCGTG CAGGGAAACTTCAACAGCTCCGTGGGTCCCGACGGCTACATGCTGTCAGCACTCACCTGTGGGATGTCACCTGTCACCTCCATCACAGAGGGTCTCCAGCAG TGCCAGTAA
- the kdsr gene encoding 3-dehydrosphinganine reductase isoform X1 codes for MSPEEDLSSTITGWLFVHSWWLLLPFIMLLVVAAFIVAFVLLLYMISPLISPKPLKLNGAHVVVTGGSSGIGKCIAMECYRQGAFITLVARDEAKLIQAKKEVEKFAINDKQVVLCISVDVSSDYSQVESVIKQAQEKLGPVDMLVNCAGTSFSGKFEEVEVDRFKRLMEVNYLGSVYPTRAVITTMKERRMGRIMFVSSQAGQIGLFGYTAYSPSKFALRGLAESLQMEIKPYNIYVTLAFPPDTDTPGLVEENKTKPLETRLISETSGVCLPDQVAKIVVRDAVQGNFNSSVGPDGYMLSALTCGMSPVTSITEGLQQIVTMGLFRTIALFYLGSFDSIVRRCMIQREQAKAADKRE; via the exons ATGTCCCCAGAAGAAGACTTGAGCTCAACGATTACGGGTTGGCTTTTTGTTCATTCCTGGTGGCTGCTTCTGCCGTTCATCATGCTGCTGGTCGTGGCCGCCTTCATTGTCGCCTTCGTGCTGCTTTTGTACATGATATCGCCGCTTATTAGCCCCAAACCCCTCAAACTGAACGGGGCCCATGTTGTG GTGACTGGAGGCTCCAGTGGTATTGGGAAATGCATAGCGATGGAGTGCTACAGACAAGGAGCTTTTATCACGCTGGTGGCACGTGATGAG GCAAAGTTGATTCAAGCCAAGAAGGAGGTCGAGAAATTTGCCATCAATGACAAACAG GTTGTACTTTGCATATCAGTGGATGTTTCCAGTGATTACAGTCAGGTGGAAAGTGTTATAAAACAG GCTCAAGAAAAGTTGGGGCCTGTCGATATGCTAGTAAACTGCGCCGGAACATCTTTTTCTGGAAAGTTTGAAGAAGTGGAAGTAGACCGTTTTAAG AGGCTGATGGAGGTGAACTACCTTGGCAGTGTTTATCCAACACGTGCCGTCATAACCACCATGAAGGAGAGAAGAATGGGCCGCATCATGTTCGTATCCTCCCAGGCGGGCCAGATCGGCCTGTTTGGCTACACGGCTTATTCCCCGTCAAAATTTGCACTGCGCGGTTTGGCCGAGTCGCTGCAGATGGAG ATAAAGCCATACAACATCTATGTGACGCTGGCCTTCCCACCAGACACAGACACGCCAGGACTGGTTGAGGAAAACAAGACCAAG CCTCTGGAAACCAGATTAATTTCTGAAACCTCCGGAGTTTGTCTACCAGACCAAGTGGCCAAGATTGTTGTCCGAGATGCCGTG CAGGGAAACTTCAACAGCTCCGTGGGTCCCGACGGCTACATGCTGTCAGCACTCACCTGTGGGATGTCACCTGTCACCTCCATCACAGAGGGTCTCCAGCAG ATCGTCACCATGGGTCTGTTCCGTACCATCGCCCTCTTCTACCTGGGAAGTTTTGACAGCATCGTGCGGCGCTGCATGATTCAGAGGGAGCAGGCCAAGGCGGCCGACAAGCGAGAGTAG